A genomic window from Hyla sarda isolate aHylSar1 chromosome 8, aHylSar1.hap1, whole genome shotgun sequence includes:
- the LOC130284631 gene encoding C-X-C chemokine receptor type 2-like isoform X1, whose amino-acid sequence MSLCQDVSRECGLAGIGNHWNSSDMDQGWFYYIEPLQHWRNLQTMTWLQPVCQVNDKTDRFLASPCCIFWLVPCSGPFTIKRKMTFKINVNFSDYTYLYTDVNTYIPDISTAPCEASSPFNRYAIVVIYASVFLLNIVGNSLVILVICHNRVKRSSTDVYLLNLAIADLLFSITLPFWASYKVSEWMFGITMCKIISILQEVNFYSGILLLACISVDRYLAIVHATEFFTRRRHWVKFIAIAIWIISFALSIPTIWLRDVYTTPRSGVVCHENLAEETEKWMLNIRIGRHLTGFFIPLLVMLFCYGFVIKTLFQAKNSQKHRAMRVILAVFFVFLICWLPHNITVIVDSLMRTRHINETCALRNKLDTALDITEVFGFTHSCINPILYAFIGQKFRHSFLSILANKGIISKDRLSSYGRSLSIMSSSAYTSTTI is encoded by the exons ATGAGCTTGTGTCAAGACGTAAGCAGGGAGTGTGGATTAGCGGGGATTGGGAACCATTGGAACAGCAGTGACATGGATCAGGGATGGTTTTACTACATTGAGCCCTTACAGCACTGGAGAAACCTTCAGACCATGACATGGCTCCAGCCGGTGTGTCAAGTAAATGACAAAACAGACAGATTCCTGGCCTCTCCATGTTGTATTTTCTGGTTGGTGCCCTGTTCGGGACCCTTTAC gatcaagagaaaaatgacatttaaaattaatGTTAACTTCAGTGACTACACATACCTGTACACAGACGTCAACACCTACATCCCAGATATCTCAACCGCCCCATGCGAGGCTTCATCACCGTTCAACAGATACGCCATTGTCGTGATTTATGCTTCTGTTTTCTTACTTAACATAGTGGGCAACAGCCTCGTGATCCTTGTCATCTGCCACAACAGAGTAAAGAGGTCGTCCACAGACGTctacctgctgaacctggccatCGCCGACCTCCTTTTTTCCATAACGTTGCCCTTCTGGGCCTCATACAAAGTCAGTGAGTGGATGTTTGGCATCACCATGTGCAAAATCATCTCCATACTCCAAGAAGTCAACTTTTACAGTGGAATCCTCCTGTTGGCTTGTATAAGCGTAGACCGCTACCTGGCTATTGTCCATGCAACAGAATTCTTCACCAGGAGGAGGCATTGGGTGAAGTTTATCGCCATCGCTATCTGGATCATCTCATTCGCTCTGTCTATTCCAACCATTTGGTTAAGAGATGTCTATACAACCCCCAGGAGTGGAGTGGTCTGTCACGAAAACCTGGCAGAAGAAACTGAGAAGTGGATGCTTAATATTCGTATCGGACGACACTTGACGGGATTCTTCATCCCGTTACTGGTTATGCTCTTCTGTTACGGATTTGTCATAAAGACACTTTTTCAGGCCAAAAATAGCCAGAAGCACCGAGCAATGAGGGTTATCCTAGCCGTGTTCTTTGTCTTCCTGATCTGCTGGCTGCCCCACAACATCACCGTAATTGTGGACTCTCTCATGAGGACAAGGCATATCAATGAAACCTGTGCCCTACGAAACAAGCTGGACACGGCCCTGGACATCACCGAAGTGTTTGGGTTTACCCACAGCTGCATTAACCCTATTCTGTACGCATTCATAGGACAAAAGTTTCGACACAGTTTCCTGTCTATCCTTGCAAACAAAGGGATTATAAGTAAAGATAGACTGTCCAGCTATGGACGCAGCCTCTCCATCATGTCATCGTCAGCCTATACATCCACCACCATCTAG
- the LOC130284631 gene encoding C-X-C chemokine receptor type 2-like isoform X2 produces MTFKINVNFSDYTYLYTDVNTYIPDISTAPCEASSPFNRYAIVVIYASVFLLNIVGNSLVILVICHNRVKRSSTDVYLLNLAIADLLFSITLPFWASYKVSEWMFGITMCKIISILQEVNFYSGILLLACISVDRYLAIVHATEFFTRRRHWVKFIAIAIWIISFALSIPTIWLRDVYTTPRSGVVCHENLAEETEKWMLNIRIGRHLTGFFIPLLVMLFCYGFVIKTLFQAKNSQKHRAMRVILAVFFVFLICWLPHNITVIVDSLMRTRHINETCALRNKLDTALDITEVFGFTHSCINPILYAFIGQKFRHSFLSILANKGIISKDRLSSYGRSLSIMSSSAYTSTTI; encoded by the coding sequence atgacatttaaaattaatGTTAACTTCAGTGACTACACATACCTGTACACAGACGTCAACACCTACATCCCAGATATCTCAACCGCCCCATGCGAGGCTTCATCACCGTTCAACAGATACGCCATTGTCGTGATTTATGCTTCTGTTTTCTTACTTAACATAGTGGGCAACAGCCTCGTGATCCTTGTCATCTGCCACAACAGAGTAAAGAGGTCGTCCACAGACGTctacctgctgaacctggccatCGCCGACCTCCTTTTTTCCATAACGTTGCCCTTCTGGGCCTCATACAAAGTCAGTGAGTGGATGTTTGGCATCACCATGTGCAAAATCATCTCCATACTCCAAGAAGTCAACTTTTACAGTGGAATCCTCCTGTTGGCTTGTATAAGCGTAGACCGCTACCTGGCTATTGTCCATGCAACAGAATTCTTCACCAGGAGGAGGCATTGGGTGAAGTTTATCGCCATCGCTATCTGGATCATCTCATTCGCTCTGTCTATTCCAACCATTTGGTTAAGAGATGTCTATACAACCCCCAGGAGTGGAGTGGTCTGTCACGAAAACCTGGCAGAAGAAACTGAGAAGTGGATGCTTAATATTCGTATCGGACGACACTTGACGGGATTCTTCATCCCGTTACTGGTTATGCTCTTCTGTTACGGATTTGTCATAAAGACACTTTTTCAGGCCAAAAATAGCCAGAAGCACCGAGCAATGAGGGTTATCCTAGCCGTGTTCTTTGTCTTCCTGATCTGCTGGCTGCCCCACAACATCACCGTAATTGTGGACTCTCTCATGAGGACAAGGCATATCAATGAAACCTGTGCCCTACGAAACAAGCTGGACACGGCCCTGGACATCACCGAAGTGTTTGGGTTTACCCACAGCTGCATTAACCCTATTCTGTACGCATTCATAGGACAAAAGTTTCGACACAGTTTCCTGTCTATCCTTGCAAACAAAGGGATTATAAGTAAAGATAGACTGTCCAGCTATGGACGCAGCCTCTCCATCATGTCATCGTCAGCCTATACATCCACCACCATCTAG